The following coding sequences lie in one Chelonia mydas isolate rCheMyd1 chromosome 6, rCheMyd1.pri.v2, whole genome shotgun sequence genomic window:
- the APLNR gene encoding apelin receptor, with amino-acid sequence MEEQLDWAAYGENQTGDCEYEEWSPSLVLLPTIYLLVFLLGTTGNGLVLWTIFRGGQEKRRSADTFIANLAMADLTFVVTLPLWAAYAWLGYHWPFGSFTCKLSSYLIFVNMHASVFCLMGLSIDRYLAIVRPMANAKLRWRASGLVATIALWALAAILALPAMILRQAAVLLGETKVTCYMDYSGLVANGTEGAWEVGLGLSSTMLGFVVPFVVMLTCYFFIARTIADHFRKERSEELRKRKRLLSIIIVLVATFALCWLPYHLVKTIYVLMDLEVMPWSCGFHAFLSNLHPYCTCVAYINSCLNPFLYAFFDPRFRQACAAVLCCSRGRWPGSGKGKSASYSSSHSQNLQGKGGELPREKLGPGRQETLLRG; translated from the coding sequence ATGGAGGAGCAGCTGGATTGGGCAGCCTATGGTGAGAACCAGACGGGAGACTGTGAGTATGAGGAATGGAGTCCGTCCCTGGTGCTCCTCCCCACCATCTATCTGCTGGTTTTCCTACTGGGCACAACAGGCAACGGCTTGGTGCTGTGGACCATCTTCCGGGGAGGGCAGGAGAAGCGGCGCTCAGCCGACACCTTCATCGCCAACCTAGCCATGGCTGATCTGACCTTTGTAGTGACCCTGCCACTTTGGGCTGCCTATGCCTGGCTGGGCTACCACTGGCCTTTTGGCTCCTTCACCTGTAAGCTCAGCAGCTACCTGATCTTTGTCAACATGCACGCCAGCGTCTTCTGCCTGATGGGCCTCAGCATTGATCGCTACTTGGCCATTGTGCGGCCAATGGCTAATGCTAAGCTGAGGTGGAGGGCCAGCGGGCTGGTGGCCACCATTGCCCTCTGGGCCTTGGCGGCCATTTTGGCCTTGCCAGCCATGATCCTCCGGCAGGCAGCAGTGCTATTGGGAGAAACCAAGGTGACGTGCTACATGGACTACTCGGGCTTGGTGGCCAATGGGACCGAGGGGGcatgggaggtggggctgggcctgTCCTCCACCATGCTGGGCTTTGTGGTCCCCTTTGTCGTCATGCTGACCTGCTACTTCTTCATCGCCCGCACCATCGCTGACCACTTCCGGAAGGAGCGCAGCgaggagctgaggaagaggaaGCGGCTGCTGAGCATCATCATCGTGCTGGTGGCCACCTTTGCCCTCTGTTGGCTACCCTACCACCTGGTGAAGACCATCTACGTGCTGATGGACCTGGAGGTGATGCCCTGGTCCTGCGGCTTCCATGCCTTCCTCAGTAACTTGCACCCCTACTGCACCTGTGTGGCCTACATCAACAGCTGCCTTAACCCCTTCCTCTATGCCTTCTTTGACCCTCGTTTCCGGCAGGCCTGTGCTGCTGTCctgtgctgcagcagggggcgctggccAGGGTCCGGCAAGGGCAAGTCAGCCAGCTACTCCTCCAGCCACAGTCAGAACCtgcaggggaagggtggggagctgccacgGGAGAAACTGGGTCCAGGCAGGCAGGAGACTCTGCTCCGAGGCTAA